GAAAGGGAATAAAGGGAACAAAGGAAATTGATTATAAAATGGATATGTACAGAACTGATAGAAATTGGGAAAAAGAAAAAGAAATATCTTTTTTCCCAGATAAATTTGAGCAATTACACAAAAAATATGAGAAAACCGAAAGAGATGTTTGTACAATGTGTGGAAAATACTGTGCAATTAAGTTAGTAGAACAATATCTTGGCTCCAAAATCATATTTTAAAATGAGAAAAATAAGAAAATATGGAGAAGAAATATTAAGAAAAAAAAGTAAAGAAGTAGAAAAAATAGATACTAATTTGTTAAAATTGATTGAAAGTATGAAACAAACATTGGTTTATTATAAAGGGTTAGGACTTGCTGCCTGTCAGGTTGGTGTTTTAAAAAGGGTAATTGTTGCTTTAGACCAAAAAACAAAAGAAATAATAACTGTTATAAATCCTGAAATTGTTGAAACAAGTGGGCAGGATATTGATATGGAAGGATGTTTAAGTTTCCCTGAAATTTATTTCTCTATAAAAAGACCCAAAAAAGTAACTTTAAAAGGAATAAATGAAAAGGGAAAAGAATTTATTTATGAAGGTAGTGGAGTATTAGGTAGATGTTTCTGTCATGAAGTAGACCATTTAAATAGTATTTTAATTATTGATTATGCAACTGAAGAGGAAAGAAACTATTGGAAAGAAAAAATAGATAAAATAAAAAATAAATAAAAGTGTAAAATTCAAAATGTAAAGCGAAAAATAAAAATGTAAAAAAGAAACAAAAAGAGTTAACTTTTTAAACTTTAAGTTGTAATTTTACATCCTACAAAAGGCATCGGGGGATAATAGAAAACTCGTTTTTAATTTTTATATCAATTATTTTCTAAAAGGATATATGGAAAATGATACCTGATTATCTTGTTTCATTTGATACAGAAAAATTATCAATTGAAGAAGTAGATTTTCTTATAATTGGTGGTGGAGTTGCAGGATTAAGGGCTACCCTTGAAATAAAAAATTATAAAACACTTATTGTTTTTAAAAATGGTATTGAAGAGTCATCATCTTTTAATGCTCAGGGAGGAATTGCAAGTGCAATTGCTCCTGGGGATAAAGATGAATACCATATAAATGATACTTTGAAAACTGGCTGTGGAATTGCAGATAAACAAGCAGTTGAAGTGTTAGTAAAAGAAGGGAAAGAAAGAATTAAAGAATTGATAGAAATGGGATTTAAATTTGATAAAATTAATGGAAAATTCCATTTTACTCTTGAAGGTGGACATTCTGTGCCAAGAATTTTACATTCAAATGGCGATTTTACAGGACAGACATTAACAAGTTTTTTATATGAAAAAGTCCTTTCAATGCCTAACATAAAAATTATTCATTCTTTTTTTTTAATAGACCTTATTGTTGAAGAAAATAAGGTCTATGGAGGAATTTTTTTAAATACAGAAAATAAAAAATTATTTATTATAAAAGCAAAAGCAGTTATTTTAGCAACAGGAGGAGCAGGAAATGTTTATCAGGAAACAACAAATCCATCAAGTATAACAGGTGATGGAATAGCAATTGCATATAGAAGTGGAGCAGTTTTATCTGATATGGAATTTGTCCAATTTCATCCAACTACACTTTACATTGCAGGTGCTCCAAGATTTCTAATTTCGGAAAGTGTCCGAGGAGAAGGGGGAATATTAAGAAATATTAATGGTGAAAGGTTTATGTTTAAATATGATAAAAATGGAGAACTCGCTCCAAGAGATATTGTATCAAGAGCAATAATAGATGAAATAAAAAGGACCTCTTCAAGTTGTGTTTATTTAGATATAACACATCTTAAAAAATCATACATTAAAAAAAGATTCCCTCATATTTTCAAATTCTGCCTTTCATATGGACTTGATATTACAAAAAATCTTATTCCAGTCAGGCCTTCTGCACATTATTTTATTGGTGGAATAAAAACAAATTTATGGGGACAAACAAATATTAAAAACTTTTTTGCGTGTGGAGAAACAGCATCCACAGGAGTCCACGGAGCAAATCGGCTTGCCAGTAATTCTCTCCTTGAAGGACTTGTTTTCGGAGCAAGGTGTGGGAAAAAAATAATTGAAGATTTTAGCAATATAAAAATTCAAAATATTAAACAAAAATATAAATTCCCACAAAAAGGAGATATTTTAATTGACAGATATGACCTTAAAAGGTCTATAAAAAGTTTAATGTGGAGACAGGTAGGGATTGAAAGAAATGGAGATAAATTAAAAGATGCCAATAATAGATTAAAAGAATGGGAAAAATATGCTTTTCTAAAAGAGTTTTATGATAAAGATGGGTTTGAAGCACAAAATATGTTAATTGTCTCAAAATTGATTGCCCATTCTTCTTTAAAAAGGAAAGAAAGTAGAGGAACTCATTTTCGTTTTGATTTCCCGTGTACTGATGACAGATGGGAAAAACACATACTTATTAAGAAAAATAAATAATCAGAAAAAAAATTAAAAAGTGTAAAATGTAAAGAGTAAAGTGTAAAACGAAAATATAAAACGCGTATTTTAGCGTCCAGCTATGTAGTGTGGCGGATTCAAAACGAAGAAGAACAAAAACCCAATACTTTTTACATTTTTAATTTTACACTTTCAACTTTAAATTTATAAATTGTTCTTCTATATGCCCATTATAATAATCTTTATTAAGTTTTTATATAAAAAATGATAAAAGATAGAATAAAAGAAAAAAAACAAAAACCTGAAGAAAGAAAAAGAAATTTTAATGAAGTTTCTTTTGGTTATACAAAGGAAGAGGCAGTTGAAGAAAGTAAAAGATGTCTTCAATGTCCAAAAGGTCCCTGTGTGCAGGGATGTCCTGTTGGAATTAACATACCTGCCTTTATAAAAGAATTACAAGA
This DNA window, taken from bacterium, encodes the following:
- the def gene encoding peptide deformylase, coding for MRKIRKYGEEILRKKSKEVEKIDTNLLKLIESMKQTLVYYKGLGLAACQVGVLKRVIVALDQKTKEIITVINPEIVETSGQDIDMEGCLSFPEIYFSIKRPKKVTLKGINEKGKEFIYEGSGVLGRCFCHEVDHLNSILIIDYATEEERNYWKEKIDKIKNK
- the nadB gene encoding L-aspartate oxidase, which translates into the protein MIPDYLVSFDTEKLSIEEVDFLIIGGGVAGLRATLEIKNYKTLIVFKNGIEESSSFNAQGGIASAIAPGDKDEYHINDTLKTGCGIADKQAVEVLVKEGKERIKELIEMGFKFDKINGKFHFTLEGGHSVPRILHSNGDFTGQTLTSFLYEKVLSMPNIKIIHSFFLIDLIVEENKVYGGIFLNTENKKLFIIKAKAVILATGGAGNVYQETTNPSSITGDGIAIAYRSGAVLSDMEFVQFHPTTLYIAGAPRFLISESVRGEGGILRNINGERFMFKYDKNGELAPRDIVSRAIIDEIKRTSSSCVYLDITHLKKSYIKKRFPHIFKFCLSYGLDITKNLIPVRPSAHYFIGGIKTNLWGQTNIKNFFACGETASTGVHGANRLASNSLLEGLVFGARCGKKIIEDFSNIKIQNIKQKYKFPQKGDILIDRYDLKRSIKSLMWRQVGIERNGDKLKDANNRLKEWEKYAFLKEFYDKDGFEAQNMLIVSKLIAHSSLKRKESRGTHFRFDFPCTDDRWEKHILIKKNK